Proteins co-encoded in one Candidatus Zixiibacteriota bacterium genomic window:
- a CDS encoding PilT/PilU family type 4a pilus ATPase, which yields MVTLRELLEIMVKKGASDLHLTVGAPPMIRLDGKLTKLDFDRLNPDITKKLAYSMMSEKQKQKFEENSELDLSFGVENLSRFRTNIFVQRGNVSVAMRQIPYRVKSFEELGIPKVIQEFAEYPRGLVLVCGPTGSGKSTTLAAIIDKVNRERNEHILTVEDPIEYLHRHMGCIVNQREVHADTKSFASALKYALREDPDVVLIGEMRDLETIEAALNISETGHLVFATLHTNSAAESINRIVDVFPTNQQEQVRVTLSFVLQSVVVQQLIPKVGGGRALAMEVMRATPAIRAIIRDDKIAQIYSSIQAGQKYGMRTMNQSLAELYLQRKITIGDAVGRSSNVDELNEMIARKTSQVKV from the coding sequence ATGGTTACCCTGCGTGAATTGCTCGAAATCATGGTCAAAAAAGGTGCCTCGGATTTGCACCTGACTGTCGGGGCTCCGCCGATGATACGGCTGGATGGAAAACTCACCAAGCTGGATTTTGATCGGTTAAATCCCGACATTACCAAGAAGCTGGCTTACTCGATGATGAGTGAGAAACAGAAACAGAAGTTCGAGGAAAACAGCGAACTCGATCTCTCCTTCGGTGTTGAGAACCTGTCGCGTTTCCGTACAAATATATTTGTTCAGCGTGGTAATGTCTCGGTGGCTATGAGGCAGATTCCCTACCGCGTAAAAAGCTTTGAAGAACTGGGCATTCCCAAGGTGATCCAGGAGTTCGCCGAATACCCGCGTGGCCTGGTCCTGGTCTGTGGACCGACCGGTTCGGGTAAGTCGACCACCCTGGCGGCTATTATCGATAAAGTCAACCGTGAACGCAACGAACATATTCTGACGGTCGAAGATCCGATCGAGTATCTCCATCGTCACATGGGCTGTATCGTCAACCAGCGTGAAGTCCACGCTGACACCAAATCATTTGCCTCGGCTCTGAAATATGCCCTGCGAGAGGATCCCGATGTCGTCCTGATCGGTGAGATGCGGGACCTGGAAACGATCGAGGCGGCCCTGAATATCTCCGAAACCGGTCACCTGGTATTTGCCACATTGCATACAAATTCAGCCGCGGAATCTATCAACCGTATTGTCGACGTTTTCCCGACCAACCAGCAGGAGCAGGTGCGGGTGACGCTCTCCTTTGTTTTGCAGTCAGTGGTGGTACAGCAATTGATCCCGAAAGTCGGGGGAGGACGCGCTCTGGCAATGGAGGTCATGAGGGCCACTCCCGCTATCCGGGCGATAATTCGAGATGACAAGATCGCGCAGATATATTCATCGATCCAGGCCGGCCAGAAGTACGGCATGCGCACCATGAACCAGTCCCTGGCCGAGCTCTACCTGCAACGCAAGATCACGATCGGCGACGCTGTCGGACGCAGTTCCAATGTCGATGAGCTCAACGAGATGATCGCGCGCAAGACATCGCAGGTGAAAGTGTAA
- the pilB gene encoding type IV-A pilus assembly ATPase PilB, translating to MGSELGTILVNAGKITNEQLQKAEELAKNGDKRLDQALVEVGAMSDTDEISAFVGKQLNIGALRLSDLELNVDVVKLIPLDIARKFNVIAVSKLGKTLIVAISDPNNIYVLDAIKFITGCYIQPVISPQDAISKSIDRYYQESGGFSDVLKDIEDSDLELVEDSDDAVTEQDLASQVQDKPLVKLVDSIIADAIKKGASDIHIECYEKRIRVRFRVDGKLQEMDPLPFRYRAAIISRVKIMADLDISERRLPQDGRIKVKVSGRTIDLRVSILPTIFGEKVVMRILDPKSLMVDMTKLGFEPESLKAFDEAIHLPFGIILVTGPTGSGKTTTLYSALKQINTTDVNIMTAEDPVEFNFDGINQVAVRSNIGLTFAASLRSFLRQDPDIIMVGEIRDTETAEIAIRAALTGHLVFSTIHTNDAPSTVSRLIDMGIPPFLVASSTKLIMAQRMIRKICQSCKQPVEVDPETLIKMGIPEEEVKDFVVYDGKGCPDCNDTGMSGRTGIFEVMPVTAKMERMILEQASVPEIRKQAIKEGMLTLRMAAIEKLRQGFTNVAEVMAKSATDDAKEE from the coding sequence ATGGGCAGTGAACTTGGGACAATACTGGTTAACGCCGGTAAGATCACTAACGAGCAACTTCAGAAGGCGGAGGAGCTGGCCAAAAATGGAGACAAGCGTCTCGACCAGGCCCTGGTTGAGGTCGGGGCGATGTCGGATACCGACGAGATCTCAGCCTTTGTCGGCAAACAGCTCAATATCGGCGCGCTCAGGCTCTCCGACCTGGAGCTCAATGTCGACGTGGTCAAGCTGATCCCGCTCGACATCGCTCGCAAGTTCAATGTCATCGCGGTTTCCAAGCTCGGCAAGACCCTGATCGTGGCGATCTCGGACCCCAACAATATCTACGTCCTGGATGCGATCAAATTTATTACCGGATGTTATATCCAGCCGGTCATCTCTCCCCAGGACGCGATCTCGAAATCGATCGATCGCTACTACCAGGAGAGCGGGGGGTTCTCCGATGTTCTCAAGGATATCGAGGATTCCGATCTCGAACTGGTCGAAGACAGTGATGATGCTGTAACCGAACAGGACCTGGCCTCCCAGGTGCAGGACAAACCACTTGTTAAGCTTGTGGACTCGATTATCGCCGACGCGATCAAAAAAGGCGCTTCGGATATCCACATCGAGTGCTATGAAAAGCGTATCCGTGTGCGCTTCCGTGTCGACGGTAAACTGCAGGAGATGGACCCGTTGCCCTTCAGATACCGGGCCGCGATCATCTCCCGTGTCAAGATCATGGCTGACCTGGATATTTCAGAACGCCGTCTTCCCCAGGACGGCCGTATCAAGGTCAAGGTGTCGGGACGAACGATCGACCTGCGTGTATCAATCCTGCCGACAATTTTCGGCGAGAAGGTCGTTATGCGAATTCTTGACCCGAAATCACTCATGGTTGATATGACCAAGCTCGGGTTTGAACCAGAGTCGCTGAAAGCTTTTGACGAGGCGATTCACCTTCCATTCGGAATCATACTCGTGACCGGTCCGACCGGTTCAGGTAAGACCACCACCCTGTATTCGGCCTTGAAACAGATCAACACGACCGATGTCAACATCATGACTGCCGAGGATCCGGTCGAGTTCAATTTCGACGGCATCAACCAGGTGGCGGTCCGTTCCAATATCGGCCTGACGTTCGCGGCTTCGCTGAGGTCGTTTCTGAGGCAGGATCCGGACATTATCATGGTCGGTGAGATTCGTGATACAGAGACAGCCGAAATTGCCATCCGGGCCGCGCTGACAGGGCATCTGGTGTTTTCGACAATCCACACCAACGACGCTCCCTCGACAGTCAGCCGTCTGATCGACATGGGCATTCCGCCATTTCTGGTAGCCTCCTCCACCAAGTTGATCATGGCCCAGCGTATGATCAGAAAAATCTGCCAGAGCTGTAAACAGCCCGTTGAGGTCGATCCGGAAACGTTGATAAAGATGGGTATCCCGGAAGAAGAAGTTAAGGATTTTGTGGTATATGACGGCAAGGGCTGTCCCGATTGCAACGACACGGGTATGTCCGGCCGTACCGGTATATTCGAGGTGATGCCTGTTACGGCAAAAATGGAACGGATGATTTTGGAGCAAGCCTCGGTTCCGGAAATTCGCAAGCAGGCAATAAAAGAAGGTATGCTGACTTTGAGAATGGCCGCTATAGAAAAATTGCGCCAGGGGTTCACAAACGTGGCCGAGGTCATGGCCAAGTCAGCAACCGATGATGCCAAGGAAGAATAA
- a CDS encoding roadblock/LC7 domain-containing protein, whose product MAEDSLIIYQEETTRIDGILRKLLKGSEAKCALLVDKDGHLVTRQGFTHSLDTTALAALLAGSFASTKEIARLVGEPEFSVLFHQGKKDHIHMSLINERTILVVIFDDRTTIGMVRLYSKETAEELNKIFQAAGERVAEDNEGIGDDFADSAESKLDDIFQD is encoded by the coding sequence ATGGCGGAAGACAGTCTGATCATTTACCAGGAGGAAACCACCAGAATTGATGGTATCCTTCGCAAGCTTCTGAAGGGTTCGGAGGCCAAGTGCGCGCTTCTGGTTGACAAGGACGGTCACCTCGTGACCCGTCAGGGTTTCACCCATTCCCTCGATACGACCGCGCTGGCGGCTCTTTTGGCGGGTTCGTTTGCTTCCACCAAGGAGATCGCTCGTCTGGTTGGTGAACCCGAATTCTCAGTGCTTTTCCATCAGGGCAAAAAAGATCATATCCACATGTCCCTGATCAATGAACGCACCATTCTGGTGGTCATCTTTGACGATCGCACCACGATCGGTATGGTACGGCTCTATTCCAAGGAAACAGCTGAGGAACTCAACAAGATTTTCCAGGCCGCGGGTGAAAGAGTTGCCGAGGACAACGAAGGTATCGGTGATGATTTCGCGGATTCAGCCGAGAGCAAACTGGATGATATTTTTCAGGACTGA